One genomic segment of Nocardioides cavernaquae includes these proteins:
- the hisB gene encoding imidazoleglycerol-phosphate dehydratase HisB — MSRTSTITRETKESKVHVEVNLDGTGKASISTGVGFYDHMLNSFARHSLIDLTVHTVGDTHIDAHHTVEDTAIVLGQALAEAMGDKKGTRRFGDATVPLDEALVQAVVDISGRPYCVCTGEPEGQIYVQIGNDGYVGSLTRHVFETIAFQAQIALHVRVLAGRDPHHLVETQFKAFARAFRDAIALDPRETGIPSTKGVI; from the coding sequence ATGAGCCGCACGTCCACGATCACGCGTGAGACCAAGGAGTCCAAGGTCCACGTCGAGGTCAACCTCGACGGCACGGGCAAGGCTTCCATCTCGACGGGCGTGGGTTTCTACGACCACATGCTCAACTCGTTCGCGCGGCACAGCCTGATCGACCTCACCGTCCACACCGTCGGCGACACCCACATCGACGCTCACCACACGGTCGAGGACACCGCGATCGTGCTCGGCCAGGCGCTCGCGGAGGCGATGGGCGACAAGAAGGGCACGCGGCGCTTCGGTGACGCGACTGTCCCGCTCGACGAGGCGCTGGTGCAGGCCGTCGTCGACATCTCCGGTCGTCCCTACTGCGTGTGCACGGGGGAGCCCGAGGGCCAGATCTACGTGCAGATCGGCAACGACGGCTACGTCGGCTCCCTGACCCGCCACGTCTTCGAGACGATCGCGTTCCAGGCGCAGATCGCGCTGCACGTCCGCGTGCTCGCCGGTCGCGACCCGCACCACCTGGTCGAGACGCAGTTCAAGGCGTTCGCCCGGGCCTTCCGCGATGCCATCGCGCTCGACCCGCGCGAGACCGGCATCCCCTCGACCAAGGGTGTCATCTGA